The genomic window CGGTCCGCTGTAGACTGAACTGGTTGATCCAGTGAAGTACACGGGGCATATAATAGAACATTTGCCGGGAGAACAATCCGTTCTCGCTGGAAGGGATCAGCGGCTTCACCTGCCCGGGCGTCCCGCTTATCAATACCGACAGGTGGGAGTGCCGCAGCTCCCGATACTCCCGGTCTGTCCGCCGGTTGTAACTGAGCGGGTCGTGATCGAACGAGCTGCGGATCACCTCGCTCCAATGGCCATAATCCGAGGCGATGGAGTTGCTGACCATGTCCGCCTCGGTCTCGCAGATGATCCCCACGCCGCCCGAGTCGATGATATTCTGCAAGATACCGGTACCGGTGTTGTTGCCGGAGAATATAAACATACGGTTGAGAGGCATTTCCGGTTCCTCGGCTTTCGCCTTTTCCCGTCCCAAGGAATTGAAGGAGGTCATCTCTTTCTTATACCTTTTCATCTCCTCCGCCACGGTCGCCCGGATCTCGTCGTGGATCGGTTGCACGAGCATTCGCGTCCATGCGAGCACGCCTTTTCCGGAGGCGGGGGGAGCGACGATGAAGGTTTGCAAACTGGAGAAGAACCATTTGCCTCCATATAGGAACCGCAGCGTCTGGGCGAGCGAGGCGCCCAAGGTGGTGAGCCCGCCGAGGAGGAGTACGTCCCGTTGCTCCCGGCTCTGTCCGAACGCCATGATCTGCCGCAACATCCGGGGCCACTCATGCCCCTCGGGGAAGAAGGGCAGGTGGGTGAACGGATCGACCTGCTCCTCGATCTCGATCTCTACGTTATTATCGCGCGCACGTGTGTGGGAAAAAGGTGCTGCATTACTTGCATTACTTGCATTATTTGCGTGCGTATCGCGGGGGCGGCTTGGAGGCTCCAGGCGTACGCCCGCCAGTTCGGCCAAGTGGAAGGCCGTACCGAGGTGTATCCTGTGGTCTCCCTTTTTCAAGGCGTTGGAGAAAAGCCGTTCGGCCTTCTCCCGGTTAAACTTCACCGATAGGGAACACAGGGCGATGAACCCTTCTCGTCCTGCCTCGCCGCAATCGTTGGCGATGGCAAACGCCAAGCGCACGTATTCACAATATCCGGGGGCGATATCTACACCCGCCGAACGAACCGCTTCTACTAAGCGGGATAAACTGTCTGACATGTAATTTATGATTTATGAGTTAGATTTCAAATCCTAAAAAGTGCGTTGGGATCATGACATAGGAAACAGGAGCGGACGATGTCTTTGCCGCTCGGGTCTACTTTCTGGGAGCCTCGCGTCTCTCCGTCGCCATACACATATTCCACGTAGTTCATTACGCCTAGGATATGCTCGGAGATATAGGCGGGTGTCTCGTTTCCGGGATGTTCCGGATAGGGGACGAAAGCCTTTACGCCTCGTTCGCTCGGGCTGATGAAGCAGAGAGCGGGGCATAGGTAGGCATCGTCGAACAGCTGTCTTCGGAGGGCTTCCGCCTCCGCGGTAGAGTCCAATCCGTCTACATCCACTACCACCAATCCGCTCGGGGCCAGGAGCCGATCGCTTTTCCGGTAGGAGAAAGTCCCGCAAGGCGTGACATACGGTAGCGTTTGCCGTTTCAGCTCGCTGAATCGTTCCTTGTCACCCGTCTCAAGCGGGAGGCGGAGCTGCCGGGTGAGGCGTTCGAGGGCCGGATCGCCGGTGATGAGTCGGGCCACCTCCTGTAAGGTGACTTCTCGACTGGGATATACGGTAGCCGGTCGTGATACTCGTCCCGTTAGGCTATCTTTGACCGGTGAGATCGGGGCTGCGAAAAGGGACATTTTAAATTCATTTTTCATGTATTCTTTTTCTTAGATTAACGGCGGTGAAGGTCGGATTAATAAAATAAAGTGCGGGACGAACAGTTCGTCCCAATGTTAATGGTGTTGACATGATTAAATAAAAGATAACAGAATAAACAAGGATTTAAGGAGGATTTATATGAAAAAAGAAGACGTGGTGGCGGGTATGTTGGCTTATATAGCCCACCTTCGTGAGGTGGGGCGTTATTCCACGGCGAAGAGTTATCTGGACGCTTTACGCTCGTTCAAGTGTTTTTGCGGGATGGAGGAAATCCCTTATGCCTATATAGACAAAGAGAGGCTCTTGCTTTATCAGGCATGGCTGTCGAAGCGGGGCTGTATGCGCAATACGGTGTCCACCTATATGCGGCGAATCCGGCATATCTATAACTTGGCGGTGGAGGCTGGCGAGGTTTCGTATATCCCGAATCTGTTCAAGGGGGTATTTACAGGCGTGGAGAGCAAGCGGAAGAAGGCGTTGCCTTTGGATTGCTTGCGCTCGTTGATGGGGACTCCGAGAGTTGAGCCGGAGATGCGGAGAACCCAGCTGTGTTTTTGCCTGATGTTCTCGTTCAGCGGGATGGCGTTCGTGGATTTCGCCCATTTGCGGAAAGAGAATGTCAAGGACGGGGTCTTGTCGTACCACCGTCAGAAGAGCGGGTCTTTCATCCGGGTGGAGATCCCGGCCGATGTACGGCTCTTGTTGGATGAGTTGGCGGTTTGCACGGACAAGGACTCGCCTTACCTGTTCCCGTTTCTGAGCGGGAAGAAAACGGGTGAGGCGGCCTATGCGGAATACAACGGCGCCTTGCTGCGCTTTAACCGCGACTTGAGGTCGCTGGCGGAGACTTGTGGTGTGGGTGAGCCGGTCACCTCGTACACGATCCGTCACTCTTTCGCCACGACCTTGAAGGAACAGGACGTACCGATCGAGATGATCAGCGAGCTGTTGGGGCATACGTCTATCAAGACCACGCAAATTTACTTGAAGAGCTTTTCCTTGGAACGTCTGTCGGCGGTGAACCGGGCTTGCTTCGAGAGCGTGTATAAACCGGTATCCGAGGTGGGGTAAGAGATTAGCTACTCGGGAAGTAGCGTAAAAGGAGGTGAAAATTACCCAGCTGTAGAGACGGAGCGTGCTCCGTCTCCCATCGTCTGACGGTAATTTAAATACCATTTTGAGGAGATGAGACGGGGCACGCCCCGTCTCTACAGGGATACACACAGGTTATGGGGCATGGTGGAATGATACCGGGAACAAGAGGTCGTTTCACCCGCGTCACCATGTCTATACGTTTAGGATAAAATGGGAAAATCAAAGAATCGAGAGGATCAAACGCCTACAATGAGTAAACAAGCGGATCTATTCGCTTGTTTTTAGTTATTTTTTACTATATTCGCGGCATGAAAGAATACGCTACTTCCCGAGTAGCTAAATATTCACTAGGTATGGTAATTTTCAGAAATGCCATATTTGAAAACTTAAAGTGCTGTGTGTTAGGCGTAAATAGGGTACGCTTGGCAGGGCTTTGAATTGTCGTTTAATCAGAGGGGAACTCCTCGTATATCTTAGGGAAAAGAGAATCATGCCGACGTGTATTTTGAGAAACGATCGTCCGAAGGGGGGCCTGACACAGGCCGGCAAGCGTCATGACTTGAAAGCCGTGCGCTGGTACGTGCTCACGCTTCCTACCGCCGCGGGTGGACGGCGTGACCGGATCAGTCCCTCCAAAGGCTTGGACGTGGAGCTTTCCCGGCGGGAACGTCGGGGAGAGGCTCTTTTCGAGTATTTCGCCCCCTCGTACGTGGAGGTGCGAAAGGTGGGTGGCAAGCTGGTCAACACGAGGCGACCTTTGCTGTTCAACTACGTGTTTATCCGTTCTTCGGTAGAGGAAATTTTCCGCATGAAGCAGGCACTCCCCTTGTATAATTTCCTTCCCCGTGTCTCTTCCGGGAGTACGACTTATTTCCCGCACCTCTTGGATCAGGAGATGGCGAATTTGCGCTGGGTGGCGGAGGCTTACTCCAACGAACTTCCGGTGTACGTGCCGGAGAGCGCCCGCTTGTTGAAGGGGGATCGGGTACGCATAACATCCGGTTATTTTACCGGAATGGAGGCCGAGGTGGTGATCCAGCCGGGCGGCGGTCATAAGGAGGTGATGGCACGCATACTGGATTGCATGTGGGTACCCTTGTTCGAGGTGAAGGCGGGTGAGTACGAGTTGATCGAGTTGAATGCGAAGAGCAAGCACGTTTATACCCATCTGGACAACGACCGCCTGTCGGAGGGCCTGCACGAGGCCTTGGGACGTTACCATGTTTCCGGCAGTGTCTGCGAGGAGGATCGACGATTGGCCGGCGAGGTACTGCGGGGGTATGCCTCTTTGCGTGCGGAGACAGACGTGATGCGCTGCAAGCTGTGCGCATTGCTGCTCCCGACCTATAAGCTGTCGGGTGATGAGGAGGCTTTCGTTCGCTTGCACGACACGATGCGCGGCTTATTGCCTGTCGTGAAAGCACCGCAATCTCGTGCCCTGTTGCTGGTCACCTTGTACGGCTGTACGGATAACGCTCTCTACCGTCGCATGGCACACGAGCTAGTGGATCCTT from Parabacteroides distasonis ATCC 8503 includes these protein-coding regions:
- a CDS encoding DUF3987 domain-containing protein — its product is MSDSLSRLVEAVRSAGVDIAPGYCEYVRLAFAIANDCGEAGREGFIALCSLSVKFNREKAERLFSNALKKGDHRIHLGTAFHLAELAGVRLEPPSRPRDTHANNASNASNAAPFSHTRARDNNVEIEIEEQVDPFTHLPFFPEGHEWPRMLRQIMAFGQSREQRDVLLLGGLTTLGASLAQTLRFLYGGKWFFSSLQTFIVAPPASGKGVLAWTRMLVQPIHDEIRATVAEEMKRYKKEMTSFNSLGREKAKAEEPEMPLNRMFIFSGNNTGTGILQNIIDSGGVGIICETEADMVSNSIASDYGHWSEVIRSSFDHDPLSYNRRTDREYRELRHSHLSVLISGTPGQVKPLIPSSENGLFSRQMFYYMPRVLHWINQFSLQRTDTSLEFQKLGKDWIAHLREIQKLGVISLRLTDAQIASFNEVFQTLFERSRKGTGNEMNSSVVRMAINIGRILSIVALLRITGECEEAGDFAASLRKSPRLTPDPQTCADNIKDGIITRWDLSIQEDDFQAVLSLAEPMYLHAVHILSFLPANEVKNRGMADQERLFITLDTEFTYQSLLEEAEKLKIPKNTACSCLQRWQKQGIVRKGEKRGDYKKT
- a CDS encoding BT4734/BF3469 family protein; the protein is MKNEFKMSLFAAPISPVKDSLTGRVSRPATVYPSREVTLQEVARLITGDPALERLTRQLRLPLETGDKERFSELKRQTLPYVTPCGTFSYRKSDRLLAPSGLVVVDVDGLDSTAEAEALRRQLFDDAYLCPALCFISPSERGVKAFVPYPEHPGNETPAYISEHILGVMNYVEYVYGDGETRGSQKVDPSGKDIVRSCFLCHDPNALFRI
- a CDS encoding tyrosine-type recombinase/integrase, with the translated sequence MKKEDVVAGMLAYIAHLREVGRYSTAKSYLDALRSFKCFCGMEEIPYAYIDKERLLLYQAWLSKRGCMRNTVSTYMRRIRHIYNLAVEAGEVSYIPNLFKGVFTGVESKRKKALPLDCLRSLMGTPRVEPEMRRTQLCFCLMFSFSGMAFVDFAHLRKENVKDGVLSYHRQKSGSFIRVEIPADVRLLLDELAVCTDKDSPYLFPFLSGKKTGEAAYAEYNGALLRFNRDLRSLAETCGVGEPVTSYTIRHSFATTLKEQDVPIEMISELLGHTSIKTTQIYLKSFSLERLSAVNRACFESVYKPVSEVG
- a CDS encoding transcriptional regulator, which codes for MPTCILRNDRPKGGLTQAGKRHDLKAVRWYVLTLPTAAGGRRDRISPSKGLDVELSRRERRGEALFEYFAPSYVEVRKVGGKLVNTRRPLLFNYVFIRSSVEEIFRMKQALPLYNFLPRVSSGSTTYFPHLLDQEMANLRWVAEAYSNELPVYVPESARLLKGDRVRITSGYFTGMEAEVVIQPGGGHKEVMARILDCMWVPLFEVKAGEYELIELNAKSKHVYTHLDNDRLSEGLHEALGRYHVSGSVCEEDRRLAGEVLRGYASLRAETDVMRCKLCALLLPTYKLSGDEEAFVRLHDTMRGLLPVVKAPQSRALLLVTLYGCTDNALYRRMAHELVDPWQVDPSPKKSKLSLIRRLGDYDRWLGHESVDS